The Legionella sp. PATHC032 genome has a window encoding:
- the aspS gene encoding aspartate--tRNA ligase, producing the protein MRTHYCSAVNELSLDKQITVCGWVHNRRDHGGVIFLDIRDRSGLLQVVYEPENKEIFAIAEKLRSEFVVRVTGIVRKRPEGMINDKMETGKVEVIGTQLEILNQSPTPPFLPDDHQIINEDLRYKYRYIDLRRAVMQKKLTLRHKLNSCIRNYLNEQNFLDIETPMLTKATPEGARDYLVPSRVHPGQFYALPQSPQLFKQLLMMSGFDKYYQIVRCFRDEDLRADRQPEFTQLDIEMAFINEEDILQLIEGLLKVVFKEILNITLPDKLLRMSYQEAMTRYGSDKPDLRNPLELIDIADLVKDCDFNVFASAANDNSGRVVALKLPNGCDLSRKDLDNYGQFVTIYGAKGLAYIKVNDLSAGMAGLQSPILKFLSETAVQSILNRVEAQTGDVIFFGADKAHVVNESMGALRNKLGHDRNLINSGWQLLWVVDWPMFELDPQSNKLQPMHHPFTSPQELSAEALRSKPTQTLAKAYDIVINGYEIGGGSIRIHQPELQKTVFDLIGIDEQEAHEKFGFLLDALQYGAPPHGGIALGIDRLAMLLTDSTSIRDVIAFPKTQTASCPLTSAPSPAGNAQLTELGIRLAPTITTK; encoded by the coding sequence ATGCGTACACACTACTGTTCGGCCGTGAATGAATTAAGCTTGGATAAGCAAATCACAGTTTGTGGGTGGGTGCATAATAGACGAGATCATGGCGGAGTTATTTTTTTAGATATTCGTGATCGTTCCGGATTATTGCAAGTTGTGTATGAGCCTGAAAATAAAGAAATTTTTGCAATTGCTGAAAAACTAAGATCGGAGTTTGTTGTTCGTGTTACTGGCATTGTACGTAAAAGACCAGAGGGAATGATCAATGATAAAATGGAGACTGGTAAGGTTGAGGTAATTGGTACACAACTTGAAATTCTTAACCAATCTCCAACTCCACCGTTTTTGCCAGATGATCATCAAATTATCAATGAAGATTTACGTTATAAATACCGCTATATTGATTTGCGGCGTGCTGTTATGCAAAAGAAACTGACTTTAAGACACAAGTTAAACAGTTGTATACGTAATTACTTGAATGAGCAGAACTTTTTAGATATAGAAACGCCTATGTTGACTAAGGCAACTCCCGAGGGCGCACGTGATTATCTTGTGCCTTCAAGGGTGCATCCAGGACAATTCTATGCGTTACCTCAATCACCGCAATTATTTAAGCAATTGCTGATGATGTCAGGATTTGATAAATATTATCAAATTGTACGTTGTTTCAGAGATGAAGATTTACGAGCTGACAGACAGCCTGAGTTTACTCAGCTTGATATAGAAATGGCCTTTATTAATGAAGAAGACATATTGCAACTCATTGAGGGATTGCTCAAGGTTGTATTTAAGGAAATCCTTAACATTACCTTACCTGATAAATTGCTAAGAATGTCATATCAAGAGGCCATGACACGCTATGGAAGTGATAAACCCGATCTGCGTAATCCATTGGAGTTGATTGATATTGCAGATTTAGTTAAGGATTGTGATTTTAATGTGTTTGCTTCTGCTGCGAATGATAATTCAGGAAGAGTGGTCGCCTTAAAATTACCTAATGGATGTGATCTTAGTCGAAAAGATCTGGATAATTATGGACAATTTGTAACGATCTATGGCGCTAAAGGACTTGCATATATAAAAGTCAACGATTTAAGTGCTGGTATGGCGGGCTTGCAGTCACCCATTCTAAAGTTTTTGTCTGAAACGGCTGTGCAATCTATTCTTAATCGGGTTGAGGCGCAGACTGGCGACGTCATTTTTTTCGGAGCTGACAAAGCTCATGTAGTCAATGAATCTATGGGAGCCTTAAGGAATAAACTGGGTCATGATAGAAATCTGATTAATTCTGGATGGCAATTATTGTGGGTAGTTGATTGGCCAATGTTTGAACTGGATCCTCAAAGTAATAAGTTACAGCCTATGCATCATCCCTTTACATCCCCGCAGGAACTATCTGCCGAGGCACTTCGCTCCAAGCCAACGCAAACATTAGCCAAGGCATATGATATAGTTATTAATGGTTATGAAATTGGCGGTGGCTCTATTCGTATCCATCAACCTGAACTACAAAAAACTGTATTTGATTTGATCGGAATTGATGAGCAAGAGGCACATGAGAAATTTGGATTTTTACTCGATGCCTTACAATATGGTGCTCCACCCCATGGTGGAATTGCGTTGGGAATTGATAGATTAGCTATGCTGCTGACAGACTCAACTTCCATAAGGGATGTGATTGCGTTTCCCAAAACTCAAACAGCATCCTGTCCTTTAACAAGTGCGCCATCGCCTGCGGGCAATGCACAATTAACTGAACTGGGTATAAGACTTGCGCCAACTATTACGACAAAGTAA
- a CDS encoding DUF502 domain-containing protein, producing the protein MKLISLRAYLITGLIVWLPIFVTIVVLRFIIDMLDSTLALFPKAYQPEQLFGFYIPGFGVLFSLVLLLVTGVIATNFFGQRLVSRGESLLAKIPLVRSIYNAVKQVIHAVLSTNSQAFRKVVLVEYPRKGLWTIAFQTGSVNPEIKEKSKEDMMSVFVPTTPNPTSGFMLMIPRQDAIELNMSIDEALKLVISLGVMQSDPALAQVKTQ; encoded by the coding sequence GTGAAATTAATCTCTCTCAGAGCCTATTTAATTACCGGATTAATAGTATGGTTACCAATATTTGTAACCATTGTTGTCCTGAGATTTATTATCGATATGCTTGATAGCACGTTGGCTTTATTTCCAAAAGCATATCAACCTGAGCAGTTGTTCGGTTTCTATATACCAGGCTTTGGTGTTTTATTTTCATTGGTTTTATTACTCGTCACAGGAGTTATTGCAACCAATTTTTTTGGACAGAGACTCGTCAGTCGGGGTGAGTCCTTATTGGCTAAAATACCTCTGGTGCGTTCAATTTATAATGCAGTAAAGCAAGTCATTCATGCTGTACTATCAACTAATAGCCAAGCTTTTCGCAAAGTTGTTTTAGTTGAATATCCTCGTAAAGGACTTTGGACCATTGCATTTCAGACTGGCTCCGTTAATCCTGAAATTAAAGAGAAATCCAAGGAAGACATGATGTCTGTATTTGTTCCAACTACACCTAACCCTACTTCGGGTTTTATGTTGATGATACCCAGGCAAGATGCTATCGAGTTGAATATGAGCATTGATGAAGCATTAAAATTAGTAATATCGTTAGGTGTAATGCAGTCTGATCCTGCATTGGCACAAGTTAAAACTCAATAA
- a CDS encoding FmdB family zinc ribbon protein has protein sequence MPIYEYQCTNCHHQFDLMQKVTDAPVKQCPKCYENTVTKLISPAGFQLKGTGWYATDFKNKGNGPKDSTESKSGDSGINKENSSKEPPASSSADSAKSTKGDSE, from the coding sequence ATGCCAATTTATGAATATCAGTGCACAAACTGTCATCATCAATTTGATTTGATGCAAAAAGTTACAGATGCGCCTGTAAAACAATGTCCAAAGTGTTATGAAAATACTGTAACAAAACTTATTTCGCCTGCAGGATTTCAGTTGAAGGGAACTGGTTGGTATGCCACAGATTTTAAAAACAAAGGCAACGGACCTAAGGACTCAACTGAGAGTAAATCAGGAGATTCTGGCATCAATAAAGAAAATTCTTCTAAAGAACCCCCCGCATCAAGCTCTGCTGATAGTGCAAAATCGACAAAAGGTGATAGCGAGTGA
- a CDS encoding mechanosensitive ion channel domain-containing protein, whose product MRQLLRQSNLNLSTTSLKYLWCFFLPLFLLFFSFSLFSASIKENNATLVEYLAHEKTHLTIAINEIKQKSAPKDEQEYSEKLRQIKTILSMNKAKIESLNSFSENQKKEEVNLNDQLKRLQQMPLANAEVTIQEKVGKIETLLTVNKKTTELIAETLDLAKQYQLLLNDALNELKLWKANFDLEEKLKSIKAIRDKLNKELNILYQNAVSSQDQKQPELTIGEQIQYEANLYINNQRIAVIHQKLNALELQKKIIKTNILLLNNLDTKALQSAIDNYREVINQYSGIENSLQTILNSLTNQANLFVEPGLRKSVILLQNDVKAELKETSNQKLILSKNLEDYQNQLKKQISTRQSLSEYNIDSWAVILKKLIDIPNLFYKYIKTLTIKVYDSYTWLDTFPAVFLWTVLIFILSLFYILNHVLKTLARDKERSRFTGYLYGGILVLLQRNIPYLCFFAMLSFILYFTSISYANSQLLIKLIIVWFTFRVLILIARLILLESISDSSGKDVKLYYRLKWLLLFGGWTTALMTFSHLLPLSILLQDIFNRLFMLFMLTVSLVAWKSKDVIPYLIRPLLKSKKRYFKNAISLLVILVPITLFTTAIIGLIGFVNLAWTMSRYQAYILLVLVGYILVRGLIFDALELFSEWMISSLKNGWLWIEVFLKPIDKILRIVLFLTSALILFQLFGWYSDSLVMTSLEKVVQYSILNITGIHITVASIIEFLILLAVLVWAAKWTREFCFRWLYKNTKDVGIRHSLSVFTQYAVILLGTFITLHVLGLDFSGMSMILGGLAVGMGFGLRDFASNIVGGIMLLIERPVREGDLITIGEYEGQVAHIGIRSMRVSSWDNTQVLIPNAETFNKPFTNWTHQDGIIRTVIPIKVSRADDPVMIQQLILDVLAIIPEIVPDPPAQVFLKKIDTALIEFEARYFINIQNHNRVEVRSKVLFAITAQFKAAGIQPPIEPITVELKESTSDFSLKKQTTEE is encoded by the coding sequence TTGCGCCAACTATTACGACAAAGTAATTTAAATTTAAGCACCACAAGTTTAAAATACTTGTGGTGCTTTTTCCTGCCTCTGTTTTTATTATTTTTTAGTTTTTCACTCTTTTCAGCATCGATTAAAGAAAACAATGCCACGCTAGTAGAATATTTGGCACATGAAAAAACTCATTTGACCATTGCTATCAATGAAATTAAACAAAAGAGTGCGCCTAAGGATGAGCAGGAATACAGTGAGAAATTAAGACAAATTAAAACTATTCTTTCAATGAATAAAGCAAAAATTGAGAGTTTGAATAGTTTTAGTGAAAATCAAAAGAAAGAAGAGGTCAATTTGAATGACCAACTAAAGCGTTTGCAACAAATGCCACTTGCCAATGCTGAAGTAACTATCCAAGAGAAAGTAGGTAAAATCGAGACCTTGCTTACTGTTAATAAAAAAACTACTGAGTTAATTGCAGAAACTTTGGATTTAGCTAAACAATATCAATTACTTTTAAATGATGCTTTGAATGAATTAAAACTTTGGAAAGCCAATTTCGATTTGGAAGAAAAGCTTAAGTCAATTAAAGCCATTAGAGATAAATTGAATAAAGAGCTGAATATCCTTTATCAGAATGCAGTATCCAGTCAAGATCAAAAGCAACCTGAACTGACGATTGGCGAACAGATTCAATATGAAGCTAATTTGTACATCAATAATCAAAGAATTGCAGTTATTCATCAAAAATTAAATGCATTGGAGTTACAGAAAAAGATAATTAAAACGAATATCCTGTTATTAAATAACTTGGATACCAAAGCCTTGCAATCTGCAATCGATAATTACAGAGAGGTTATTAATCAATATTCGGGTATAGAGAATTCTTTGCAAACAATTCTAAATTCTCTTACAAATCAGGCTAATCTTTTTGTTGAACCAGGGTTACGAAAATCCGTTATCTTATTGCAGAATGATGTTAAAGCAGAATTAAAAGAGACCTCTAATCAAAAACTTATCTTATCCAAAAATTTAGAGGATTATCAAAATCAATTAAAAAAACAGATCTCAACAAGACAAAGCTTAAGTGAATACAATATTGACAGTTGGGCAGTAATTCTCAAGAAGCTAATTGATATCCCCAATTTGTTCTATAAATACATCAAAACACTAACCATAAAGGTTTATGATAGCTATACTTGGTTAGATACTTTTCCTGCTGTTTTTTTATGGACAGTTTTGATTTTTATCCTGAGCCTGTTTTATATTTTAAATCATGTTTTGAAGACTTTAGCGAGAGATAAAGAACGCTCAAGATTTACTGGCTATCTTTATGGTGGAATACTTGTTTTACTGCAAAGAAACATACCTTACCTTTGTTTTTTCGCTATGTTATCCTTCATTTTATACTTCACCAGTATTTCCTATGCTAACTCTCAATTATTAATTAAACTCATTATCGTGTGGTTTACCTTTAGAGTTTTAATCTTAATAGCTCGTTTGATTTTGTTAGAAAGTATCTCGGACTCATCAGGTAAGGACGTTAAATTATATTATCGATTAAAATGGTTGTTGCTTTTTGGCGGATGGACAACCGCGTTGATGACATTTAGCCACTTGTTACCTTTATCAATTTTGCTACAAGATATATTCAATCGACTATTCATGCTTTTTATGTTAACGGTTTCCCTGGTAGCATGGAAAAGTAAAGATGTAATTCCTTATCTCATCAGACCATTACTGAAATCAAAGAAAAGGTATTTTAAAAATGCAATTTCCTTGCTGGTCATTTTAGTTCCTATTACCTTATTTACAACCGCAATCATTGGTTTAATTGGCTTTGTGAATCTGGCATGGACTATGAGTCGTTATCAAGCTTATATTCTATTAGTTTTAGTAGGATATATTCTCGTAAGAGGTTTGATATTTGACGCATTAGAACTTTTCTCTGAGTGGATGATATCTTCATTGAAAAATGGTTGGTTATGGATAGAGGTTTTCCTCAAGCCAATCGATAAAATCTTGCGTATTGTCTTGTTTTTAACAAGTGCATTAATTTTATTTCAGTTGTTTGGTTGGTACTCTGATTCACTGGTTATGACTAGCCTTGAAAAAGTGGTTCAATACAGTATTCTTAATATTACAGGCATACATATTACAGTTGCCAGTATCATTGAATTTCTTATTCTGCTCGCTGTTTTAGTATGGGCAGCAAAGTGGACAAGAGAATTTTGCTTTCGATGGTTATATAAGAATACCAAAGATGTGGGTATACGCCATAGTTTATCCGTATTTACACAGTATGCGGTCATATTACTGGGTACTTTCATAACTCTTCATGTTCTGGGACTGGATTTTAGCGGTATGTCGATGATACTTGGAGGGCTTGCGGTCGGTATGGGTTTCGGTTTAAGAGATTTTGCTTCAAATATTGTTGGAGGCATTATGCTTTTAATTGAAAGACCAGTAAGAGAAGGTGACTTAATTACCATAGGTGAATATGAGGGGCAAGTAGCTCATATAGGCATTCGCTCCATGCGTGTATCCTCATGGGATAATACTCAGGTTTTGATTCCTAATGCTGAAACATTTAATAAACCTTTTACAAACTGGACTCATCAAGATGGTATTATTCGTACGGTCATACCGATAAAGGTAAGTAGAGCTGATGATCCAGTGATGATTCAACAGTTAATACTTGATGTATTAGCAATTATTCCGGAAATTGTTCCAGATCCACCTGCCCAGGTTTTTTTAAAGAAAATCGATACAGCTTTAATAGAATTTGAAGCGCGGTATTTTATTAATATCCAGAATCATAACCGTGTTGAAGTAAGGTCAAAAGTCTTGTTTGCGATAACCGCACAATTCAAAGCGGCAGGAATACAGCCGCCAATTGAGCCTATTACTGTTGAACTAAAAGAGAGCACCAGTGATTTTAGCCTTAAAAAGCAAACCACCGAGGAATGA
- the bioD gene encoding dethiobiotin synthase translates to MKRYFITGTDTDCGKTFVTNQLVNHFPGSAAIKPIASGCEYSENQLVNSDALIHQQQNHLPLDIINPWRFRLPVSPHLSAREDGASIDVLKVADYCLNLQLNDIKRLFIEGAGGLMVPLNEQDTWLDFLKLTKIPVILVVGMKLGCINHTLLTQEVLEMNKIKCQGWIANCKDRDMLMLEDNISTLEVKLKYPLLARTSYGGKISDICLSSLLLQ, encoded by the coding sequence ATGAAACGATATTTTATTACTGGTACTGACACTGATTGTGGTAAGACATTTGTAACCAATCAATTGGTTAATCATTTTCCTGGTTCTGCAGCGATAAAACCTATAGCAAGCGGATGTGAGTATAGCGAAAATCAATTAGTAAACTCTGATGCGCTTATACATCAGCAACAGAATCATTTGCCTTTGGATATTATTAATCCCTGGCGATTTAGATTGCCAGTTTCTCCGCATTTATCAGCAAGGGAAGATGGCGCAAGTATCGATGTCCTTAAAGTGGCTGATTATTGTCTTAATTTGCAACTGAATGACATTAAGAGATTATTTATTGAGGGAGCTGGTGGATTAATGGTTCCTCTGAATGAGCAGGACACTTGGCTTGATTTTTTAAAATTAACCAAAATTCCTGTTATTTTAGTTGTGGGCATGAAGTTGGGTTGTATCAATCACACATTGCTTACCCAGGAAGTGCTCGAAATGAATAAAATTAAATGTCAAGGATGGATTGCTAATTGTAAAGATCGGGACATGCTAATGCTTGAAGACAATATAAGTACCCTTGAAGTCAAATTAAAATATCCTTTATTAGCCAGGACAAGCTATGGCGGCAAGATTTCTGATATATGCTTAAGCTCATTGTTATTACAGTGA
- the mutH gene encoding DNA mismatch repair endonuclease MutH → MILALKSKPPRNEKELLEQCQRIEGFSFAQLALELGLFTPLNPVHRKGWVGQALELALGTDAKNESLPDFKQLGIELKTIPINKLGKPAESTFIVSIPLLTIHQQSWESSQCYAKLKRVLWIPVEGDTDIPFPHRRIGRGFLWSPNKDQESVLAEDWNYLTNQIVMGQLETLNSSSGEYLQVRPKAANGKSLCYGYDAEGNRIKTLPRGFYLRSCFTSVIFSQS, encoded by the coding sequence GTGATTTTAGCCTTAAAAAGCAAACCACCGAGGAATGAAAAAGAACTGTTGGAGCAATGCCAGCGAATTGAGGGGTTTAGTTTCGCTCAGTTAGCTCTTGAATTGGGTCTATTTACCCCTTTAAATCCTGTTCATCGAAAAGGATGGGTAGGGCAAGCTCTTGAGTTAGCCTTAGGTACTGATGCAAAAAATGAGTCGCTACCTGATTTCAAGCAATTGGGTATTGAATTAAAAACGATACCTATTAATAAATTAGGGAAACCGGCTGAATCCACATTTATTGTTTCTATTCCACTACTGACCATACATCAGCAAAGTTGGGAGTCCTCACAATGTTACGCTAAATTAAAAAGGGTATTATGGATTCCTGTAGAGGGAGATACAGATATTCCGTTTCCTCATAGAAGAATTGGACGTGGATTTTTATGGTCTCCGAATAAAGATCAGGAATCTGTTCTTGCAGAAGATTGGAATTATTTAACAAATCAAATCGTTATGGGACAATTAGAAACATTAAATTCTTCTTCGGGAGAATATCTTCAAGTAAGACCTAAGGCAGCCAATGGAAAATCTTTATGCTATGGTTATGACGCAGAGGGTAATCGTATAAAAACGCTACCAAGAGGATTTTATTTACGCTCCTGTTTTACATCCGTAATTTTTAGCCAATCTTAA